From the Gallaecimonas mangrovi genome, one window contains:
- a CDS encoding methyl-accepting chemotaxis protein, with protein MSLVQRIVGGFVILLVALLILVSVSYFSVNQIQGDIEQVTHETLPVSKNASEIKINFLNQSRYVMSIFSTTSPKVVDQLEASFNDFDQRIDHTIEQLPAKLIAANPVLSAELTQVKKVREQYRHEARELIGLYRNALDIGNSINVQLNTMSNLERRLDHYLGKYADDPDTDFRLTISGLDREVTQVVNTFNAFLVKGDLKALQQGLNGMAIVIANRFDEIKSKSKDRGKLFSLMLEPLLFQLKDNQGLYQLYLAQDKNQQQIAQLLEQTQRNIDVLLGSVNTLVEQSDAMVMKAQKNTDDNIGLIKQTMFLISAVSLVIGIVVPFWIAIGIRRSITNFRGSLMKMTDGDFRVKFEAEVKNEFGELGGYLNGLAENLRSTFMSFSSSVQALAKVADTNAQISKSTTDAVNQQRHLLETTASAMTEMESSVAEVAQRAHDTMMAAEVTNSEMGTVGDGIRLAIGNIREQASEINKMATTATELNEYGQKIDSIIETIQNIAEQTNLLALNAAIEAARAGEQGRGFAVVADEVRSLASRTKNSTGEIQSMIEIMQKLIQAVVDVIEVNVEKTSSNIEVAEQAGEGLEKIAALVKQIVDMNMQIAAATEQQSATAREISASVVNISDSAEQTATGAKTSADASLSLREQSHYQQELIEKFKV; from the coding sequence ATGTCTTTAGTTCAACGGATTGTCGGCGGCTTCGTCATTTTATTGGTGGCACTGCTTATTTTGGTATCGGTTAGCTATTTTTCAGTCAACCAAATTCAAGGTGATATCGAGCAGGTTACCCATGAAACCTTACCGGTTTCAAAAAATGCCAGTGAGATAAAAATTAACTTCTTAAACCAAAGCCGTTATGTGATGTCGATTTTCAGTACCACCTCTCCGAAAGTGGTGGATCAACTTGAAGCATCATTTAATGACTTTGACCAGCGTATTGACCACACCATTGAACAGCTGCCCGCCAAACTGATCGCCGCAAATCCGGTGTTATCAGCTGAGCTGACGCAGGTGAAAAAGGTGCGAGAGCAATACCGCCATGAGGCGCGAGAACTGATAGGCCTTTACCGTAATGCCCTGGATATTGGTAACAGCATCAATGTTCAGCTCAATACCATGAGCAATCTAGAGCGGCGTCTTGATCACTATTTAGGTAAATATGCTGACGACCCTGATACTGATTTTCGTTTGACGATCAGTGGCTTGGATAGGGAAGTCACGCAAGTGGTGAATACCTTTAATGCCTTCTTAGTTAAGGGCGATCTGAAGGCTTTGCAGCAAGGCTTAAATGGCATGGCCATTGTGATTGCCAATCGCTTTGATGAAATCAAAAGTAAAAGTAAGGACCGTGGCAAATTGTTTAGCCTGATGCTGGAGCCGTTGTTGTTTCAATTAAAAGACAACCAAGGGCTTTACCAACTGTATCTTGCCCAAGACAAAAACCAGCAACAGATAGCACAGCTATTAGAGCAAACCCAGCGCAACATCGACGTGCTGTTGGGGTCGGTGAATACCTTGGTTGAACAGTCCGACGCTATGGTGATGAAGGCCCAAAAAAATACCGACGACAATATTGGTCTTATCAAGCAAACCATGTTCTTGATTAGTGCAGTGTCGTTAGTTATTGGCATTGTGGTGCCGTTCTGGATAGCCATTGGTATTCGCCGTTCCATTACCAATTTCCGCGGTTCATTAATGAAAATGACCGATGGCGATTTCAGGGTGAAATTTGAAGCCGAGGTGAAAAACGAGTTCGGTGAGCTGGGCGGTTATCTCAATGGCTTGGCGGAGAATCTTCGCAGTACCTTTATGTCGTTTTCGTCATCGGTACAAGCCTTGGCAAAAGTGGCCGATACCAACGCCCAGATCAGTAAAAGCACCACTGATGCCGTAAACCAGCAACGTCACCTTTTAGAAACCACGGCATCAGCGATGACCGAGATGGAAAGCTCGGTGGCGGAAGTGGCGCAGCGGGCTCACGACACCATGATGGCGGCCGAGGTAACTAACAGCGAAATGGGGACCGTTGGCGATGGTATTCGCTTAGCCATTGGTAACATCCGCGAACAGGCCAGTGAAATTAACAAAATGGCCACTACAGCCACCGAATTGAATGAATATGGCCAGAAGATAGACAGCATTATAGAAACCATTCAAAACATCGCCGAGCAAACCAATTTGCTTGCCTTAAACGCAGCCATTGAAGCGGCGCGTGCTGGTGAACAGGGCCGAGGCTTTGCGGTGGTCGCTGATGAGGTTAGGTCTTTGGCTAGCCGCACCAAGAACTCCACCGGTGAGATCCAGAGCATGATTGAGATCATGCAAAAACTGATTCAGGCCGTGGTGGATGTCATCGAAGTGAACGTTGAAAAGACCAGCAGCAATATTGAAGTGGCAGAGCAAGCGGGAGAAGGTCTGGAAAAAATTGCCGCGCTTGTAAAACAAATTGTTGATATGAACATGCAAATTGCCGCCGCAACGGAACAACAAAGTGCAACGGCAAGGGAGATAAGCGCCAGTGTGGTCAATATCAGTGACTCTGCCGAGCAAACGGCCACAGGGGCGAAAACCAGCGCTGATGCAAGCCTGTCGCTACGGGAGCAGTCGCATTATCAGCAAGAGCTTATAGAGAAATTTAAAGTGTAA
- a CDS encoding substrate-binding domain-containing protein gives MQARFIAVSMNNEDNFLNLIAENLEAEVDKRGDTIFVNFAEKDFNTQLAQIKSYVRVGADAIIIVPVSTNQADNQQLIDAAGNIPVVFLNNEPFPNLADLPKGTAYVGSNEEESGTLEMEALAKMANYQGKVAMLMGEKGHTAARMRSEDVRRVLAKYPNMQLVASEHADWQRNRGFQITNNWLKSNLDFNILVANNDEMAIGGIMALKGANIAPSKVLTGGVDGTQDALREMEEGQLDATVLQDAKGQAKAAVETCYRFIEHLPVTSPHWVPFQLITKENFRSYLAN, from the coding sequence GTGCAAGCCCGTTTTATTGCCGTATCGATGAATAACGAGGATAACTTTCTTAATCTAATTGCTGAAAACCTAGAAGCAGAGGTAGACAAACGTGGTGACACCATCTTTGTTAATTTTGCTGAAAAGGACTTCAACACGCAGTTAGCGCAGATCAAAAGTTATGTGCGTGTTGGCGCTGACGCCATCATCATTGTGCCGGTTTCCACTAACCAAGCTGATAACCAGCAGCTCATTGATGCTGCGGGTAACATCCCTGTTGTTTTCCTCAATAATGAGCCATTTCCCAACCTTGCCGACCTGCCAAAGGGAACCGCCTATGTAGGCTCCAATGAAGAAGAGTCCGGCACTTTAGAAATGGAAGCCCTAGCAAAAATGGCCAATTACCAAGGTAAGGTGGCGATGCTTATGGGTGAGAAGGGCCATACCGCGGCCCGGATGCGCTCTGAAGACGTGCGCCGGGTGCTAGCCAAATACCCCAACATGCAGTTGGTGGCCAGCGAGCACGCTGACTGGCAACGTAACCGCGGCTTTCAAATCACCAACAATTGGCTGAAGTCCAACCTTGATTTCAACATCTTAGTGGCCAACAACGACGAAATGGCCATTGGCGGCATCATGGCGTTAAAGGGGGCCAATATTGCGCCCTCGAAAGTGCTTACCGGTGGCGTTGACGGTACCCAGGATGCACTGCGCGAGATGGAAGAAGGGCAGTTGGATGCCACGGTCTTGCAAGACGCCAAAGGGCAGGCCAAAGCCGCGGTAGAAACGTGTTATCGGTTTATTGAACACCTACCCGTTACTTCACCACATTGGGTGCCTTTTCAGCTCATCACGAAAGAAAATTTTCGAAGCTATCTGGCGAATTAA